The following are encoded together in the Daphnia magna isolate NIES linkage group LG8, ASM2063170v1.1, whole genome shotgun sequence genome:
- the LOC116930538 gene encoding uncharacterized protein LOC116930538 — translation MPPIVMTDKKAAFNFPGYICGRWKSIKHITVNFGGQVITVPERIAMETTAIECNIMRQSKRCNESPMMKSENKWIFNQEPKDVGYWLRTTTVVKVNCMLEEVVLSRIDKGDMMSTPLGKANVSHGSLSHNHLTLFWIDTYGKPTDTAIRQLEKGVGFWYESSTNGTSILQDDSKQLDFNVHYRTIRHQGNCDKKNDSFDINIRQNARIQDLENTAIRHENELMRVIQSKQCAQRRAKNAQAVSTAQYNGWLAAAQLGLWKCIKLIATGKIVSALKCTPTTVNFTTDTTTGEPQPRFNHFTIARSSWELTAFTPCYCAGSIVNFNDKPHAYRNNTWQPVKAFVVIPQRDLADAFRYQDVNFFEYQHQTNLAYTEVLISPMDIMADITASMNEHSMTGPNQIAGTLAIVVSAAEKASLGTFTNWFENFKVYSFIILLIAIFLLIARACYALGFCGLIWKCCCKPPRPPPTAVFQPRSSRSTGP, via the exons ATGCCACCAATAGTCATGACCGACAAAAAGGCAGCTTTTAACTTCCCGGGATATATCTGTGGTCGATGGAAATCAATTAAACATATCACGGTCAATTTCGGTGGACAAGTTATTACCGTCCCGGAACGCATCGCCATGGAAACGACGGCAATAGAGTGCAATATAATGAGACAGTCGAAGCGATGCAATGAGAGCCCAATGAtgaaatcagaaaacaaatggATATTTAACCAAGAGCCGAAGGACGTAGGATATTGGCTAAGAACCACCACTGTGGTTAAAGTCAACTGTATGTTAGAAGAAGTCGTCCTTTCCCGAATTGATAAAGGAGACATGATGAGCACGCCACTAGGAAAAGCAAACGTATCCCATGGATCCCTATCCCATAACCATCTAACATTATTTTGGATCGACACCTACGGGAAACCAACTGATACCGCAATCCGACAATTAGAGAAAGGCGTGGGATTCTGGTACGAATCTTCAACGAACGGGACCTCGATCCTCCAAGACGACTCCAAACAGTTGGACTTTAACGTGCA TTACCGTACAATCCGCCATCAAGGAAATtgtgacaaaaaaaatgactcCTTCGATATCAACATCCGACAAAACGCAAGAATCCAGGATTTGGAGAACACCGCCATTCGTCACGAAAATGAACTCATGCGCGTCATCCAGAGCAAGCAGTGTGCCCAACGACGTGCTAAAAACGCACAAGCCGTGTCAACCGCCCAATATAATGGATGGCTTGCAGCCGCACAGCTGGGTCTTTGGAAATGCATCAAACTGATCGCCACCGGAAAAATTGTCTCAGCCCTAAAATGCACCCCTACAACAGTAAATTTCACGACGGATACAACCACTGGTGAACCTCAACCACGGTTCAACCATTTCACCATTGCCCGGTCCAGTTGGGAACTCACTGCTTTCACGCCATGCTACTGTGCTGGAAGTATCGTGAATTTCAACGACAAACCTCACGCCTACCGCAATAACACGTGGCAACCGGTCAAAGCATTCGTCGTCATCCCACAGCGCGATTTGGCTGACGCTTTCCGATACCAAGACGTCAATTTCTTCGAATACCAACATCAAACCAATCTCGCTTATACGGAAGTCCTCATTAGCCCGATGGATATAATGGCTGATATCACAGCCTCCATGAACGAACACTCCATGACTGGTCCCAATCAAATTGCAGGGACATTGGCTATCGTCGTATCCGCCGCCGAAAAAGCAAGTCTCGGAACCTTTACCAATTGGTTCGAGAATTTTAAAGTCTACTCATTCATCATCCTGCTCATCGCTATCTTCCTACTGATCGCTCGCGCTTGTTACGCCCTCGGATTTTGTGGTTTGATATGGAAATGTTGTTGTAAACCCCCACGTCCTCCCCCTACGGCGGTTTTCCAGCCGAGGAGCAGCCGATCCACAGGTccctga